In Deferribacteraceae bacterium V6Fe1, one genomic interval encodes:
- a CDS encoding ComEC/Rec2 family competence protein encodes MKIRLPKIYYLMFASICVGLLSKFFLIIAYLLSIILIILFFEKRLRQILLFLLCGIFLISNFATVILDKKSYGKKATTYYSITKNFKSYENFDIGDIIIGKKESINQYSINIKPLLTLKIPVVSSIISFRKNLSERLYLKSGEKLTLIQGLILGDKSKISGATKDKFTYLGLNHYLAISGLHIGIIAVVLITLIPKIPLKPKLLIVSIILLFFTILTGFKIPVIRSVIFFAILTITYIMNVKVDFKNFVILIGSIFTLISPPTIFNLSFILSFSAILGIAFIIEEEKHFLFNIFITSIAATIFTLPFVLYFFKMYNFLAVINTIVVFPIIYLHIVCGVFTLLYENIFIRPLIVNENILNQMLDLLIKYESHFFTTNKIPLIIFVVMLLTILISLITRKKILLVIIPILALIPYYTPDKNIYFPNFIRSKAVIDMTSNEIYYQGFYSDYRYKLLPYLLDKNISLKFNRGYFRIYDGENIFIKHNEEIKSLTNICINSTNDNCLFEYFTNKGYFKGITYRQDKIYIVYDTDLEKGNIFTLKNKKELIFSPKGALIDENFPK; translated from the coding sequence TTGTTATGTGGGATATTTTTAATTAGCAACTTTGCAACGGTAATTCTTGATAAAAAAAGCTATGGTAAAAAGGCTACAACATATTACTCAATCACAAAAAATTTCAAATCATATGAAAATTTTGATATAGGCGACATCATAATCGGCAAAAAAGAGTCTATAAATCAATATTCTATTAACATTAAGCCGCTCTTGACTTTAAAAATTCCAGTTGTGTCTTCAATAATCTCATTCAGAAAGAATTTAAGCGAAAGACTATATCTAAAATCAGGGGAAAAGCTAACTTTAATTCAAGGATTGATTCTCGGAGATAAAAGTAAGATAAGCGGAGCCACAAAGGATAAATTTACCTATCTCGGCCTAAATCACTATCTTGCAATTTCGGGGCTTCATATAGGAATAATTGCAGTAGTCCTGATAACTCTAATACCAAAAATACCTTTAAAACCGAAGCTTTTGATTGTATCTATCATCTTACTATTCTTCACGATACTGACAGGCTTTAAAATACCTGTCATACGCTCTGTAATATTTTTTGCAATCTTAACTATAACCTACATTATGAATGTAAAAGTCGATTTCAAAAATTTTGTTATACTTATAGGCTCTATTTTTACACTTATCTCCCCTCCCACTATTTTTAATTTATCATTTATATTGTCATTTTCCGCCATTTTAGGAATCGCATTTATTATTGAGGAGGAAAAACATTTTTTATTTAACATTTTTATAACTTCAATAGCTGCAACAATTTTTACTCTACCTTTTGTGCTCTACTTTTTCAAAATGTATAATTTTTTGGCTGTTATAAATACGATAGTAGTTTTTCCGATAATCTATCTGCATATTGTATGCGGCGTTTTTACGCTACTATATGAAAATATTTTTATAAGGCCGCTTATTGTAAATGAAAATATTTTAAATCAGATGCTTGATCTTTTGATAAAATATGAATCTCATTTTTTTACAACAAATAAAATCCCACTCATTATATTTGTAGTGATGCTCTTAACCATACTTATTTCTCTAATAACAAGAAAGAAAATACTACTTGTCATTATTCCTATTTTGGCTTTGATACCTTATTATACTCCTGATAAAAATATCTACTTTCCAAACTTTATAAGAAGTAAAGCCGTAATCGATATGACTTCAAATGAGATTTATTACCAGGGGTTTTATTCAGATTACAGATACAAACTACTCCCCTATCTGCTCGACAAAAATATCAGTTTAAAATTTAATCGCGGCTATTTTAGAATATATGACGGAGAAAATATCTTTATAAAACATAATGAAGAAATTAAATCACTGACAAATATTTGCATAAATAGCACTAACGACAACTGTCTATTTGAATATTTTACAAACAAAGGCTATTTTAAAGGGATAACGTATAGACAAGACAAAATTTACATTGTATATGATACGGACTTGGAAAAGGGGAATATTTTTACTCTAAAAAACAAAAAAGAGCTTATTTTTAGTCCAAAGGGAGCATTAATAGATGAAAATTTTCCTAAATGA
- the thiF gene encoding sulfur carrier protein ThiS adenylyltransferase ThiF: protein MKIFLNEKEIDLNKQTTIEELKNSFKPDADVIIYNGHMTNENISLKDGDSVFFIKKGEMPNSEELEYLMAARHTPGVHKKLKKARVAIAGLGGLGSNIAINLARMGIGYIKLIDFDIVEPSNLNRQQYFIDQIGMFKTDAMLDTLKKINPYIHYEAINIYVKKDNVEKLFGDVDVIIEAFDKAENKAMLISAASMLFKDKCIIGASGVAGLYDTSLFKVKKLGEKIYIVGDFENEAKPGQGLMATRVAVAANIQANLAVNYILEEL from the coding sequence ATGAAAATTTTCCTAAATGAAAAGGAAATTGATTTAAACAAACAAACAACAATTGAAGAATTGAAAAATTCTTTTAAACCTGACGCGGATGTCATAATCTATAACGGTCATATGACTAACGAAAATATCTCGCTTAAGGATGGCGATTCTGTATTTTTCATAAAAAAAGGTGAAATGCCAAATAGTGAAGAGCTTGAATACCTAATGGCTGCAAGGCACACTCCGGGTGTGCATAAAAAACTAAAAAAAGCAAGAGTAGCCATCGCCGGGCTTGGGGGCTTAGGCTCAAATATTGCAATAAATCTTGCAAGGATGGGGATAGGATATATCAAGCTGATTGACTTTGATATTGTCGAGCCTTCCAACCTTAACAGGCAACAATATTTTATTGACCAAATCGGGATGTTTAAGACTGATGCGATGCTCGACACTTTAAAAAAGATAAACCCATATATTCACTACGAAGCCATAAATATTTACGTGAAAAAGGATAATGTAGAAAAACTTTTCGGGGATGTAGATGTCATAATAGAAGCCTTTGACAAGGCTGAAAACAAAGCTATGCTGATATCCGCAGCATCAATGCTGTTTAAAGATAAATGTATAATTGGTGCTTCAGGTGTTGCAGGGCTTTACGATACATCACTTTTTAAGGTCAAAAAACTTGGGGAAAAGATTTATATCGTGGGCGATTTTGAAAATGAGGCAAAGCCCGGTCAAGGACTTATGGCAACAAGAGTCGCCGTTGCAGCCAACATTCAGGCAAACTTGGCTGTAAACTATATTTTGGAGGAGCTATGA
- the thiS gene encoding sulfur carrier protein ThiS, protein MKITLNGKDTELEKNITVSELLQNLKIHSKVVVVEINGNIVEKDNFDNTFIKENDKVEVVRFVGGG, encoded by the coding sequence ATGAAGATAACACTAAACGGAAAAGATACAGAATTAGAAAAAAATATAACTGTAAGTGAACTATTGCAAAACCTAAAAATCCATAGTAAAGTGGTAGTTGTTGAAATTAATGGAAACATTGTCGAAAAAGACAACTTTGACAATACGTTTATTAAAGAAAATGACAAAGTGGAGGTCGTCCGTTTTGTCGGTGGAGGATAA
- a CDS encoding TlpA family protein disulfide reductase — protein MRFIFILLFFISSISYADIKTFDLKNLSEVTKGQDYTVLVFWATYCPFCKKELKDINNEYNKFTGKNIKVIALSTDLLKSTVENFLKTVDYKFETYIAADDIKKQFNVHYVPVTVIIDKDGDLHDISPGRKSVKDIFEMMEE, from the coding sequence TTGAGATTTATTTTTATTCTTTTATTTTTTATTTCATCGATATCTTATGCTGATATTAAAACATTTGACTTAAAAAATTTGTCCGAAGTTACCAAAGGGCAAGATTACACAGTGCTCGTATTTTGGGCGACTTACTGCCCTTTCTGCAAAAAAGAATTGAAAGATATCAACAACGAGTACAATAAATTTACGGGAAAAAATATCAAAGTAATTGCTCTGTCAACTGACCTGCTAAAATCCACCGTGGAAAATTTTCTTAAAACGGTAGACTACAAATTTGAAACGTATATAGCCGCAGATGATATCAAAAAACAATTTAATGTTCATTATGTCCCTGTCACCGTAATTATTGATAAAGATGGGGATTTGCACGATATTTCCCCCGGCAGAAAGAGTGTAAAAGATATCTTTGAAATGATGGAAGAGTGA
- a CDS encoding LysE family translocator, producing MLGIYNFETFIIASILLNLTPGVDNFYILRHSAIQGKKAGFWAALGILSGILFHTFMASLGLSTLIAKSAAVYSFVKIIGSIYLIYLGFKMAFEGKIAKESAEHNLIKNIWKIFRQGFLTNALNPKVAIFFLAFLPQFVAQDSQSHILSFMVLGLTFVSTSFIWCMLLVFSSAKLSYKFRSNRKVSFYFNKLTGLVFIIFGLKLSLEK from the coding sequence ATGTTAGGAATTTATAATTTTGAGACATTTATTATTGCCAGTATCTTACTCAACCTTACGCCCGGGGTTGATAATTTTTACATTTTAAGGCATAGCGCTATTCAAGGCAAAAAAGCAGGTTTTTGGGCAGCCCTTGGTATATTATCGGGGATATTGTTTCACACGTTTATGGCATCTTTGGGGCTTTCAACATTGATTGCTAAATCCGCAGCTGTTTACTCTTTTGTTAAAATTATCGGATCTATTTACCTTATATATTTAGGGTTTAAAATGGCTTTTGAAGGAAAGATAGCCAAAGAAAGTGCAGAGCATAATTTAATAAAAAATATATGGAAAATTTTCAGGCAAGGTTTTTTGACCAATGCATTAAATCCAAAAGTTGCAATTTTTTTCCTCGCTTTTTTACCTCAGTTTGTTGCTCAAGACAGTCAGTCACACATCTTAAGTTTTATGGTTTTAGGTCTTACCTTTGTATCCACGAGCTTTATTTGGTGCATGCTTTTGGTATTTTCTTCTGCTAAGCTCAGCTATAAATTTAGAAGCAATCGCAAAGTATCCTTTTACTTCAATAAATTAACCGGCTTAGTTTTTATAATTTTCGGTTTGAAACTTTCTTTGGAAAAGTAA
- a CDS encoding menaquinone biosynthesis decarboxylase: MNSIEVIEKLKRHNLLKIIDNEVDIYLEAAHLAYIEVKKRDSKALLFTNVVDRKRGKKFGEPVLMNVFCNYKAVELFIGDVEKIAENIEKLIKMRPPLKFTDKISMINDLFSLKSVFPKRLNKKGECQEIVKLGKDAKLGDLPILTTWEKDGGPFITMGQVYTKSLDGKMNNLGMYRLQVYDDYTLGMHWQIHKDSNHFFHEYKKAGKKMPVSIAIGGDPLYIWCGQAPLPIGVFELMLYGFIKKKSARLVKSLTNDIYVPYDVDYVIEGFVDPTQMRIEGPFGDHTGYYTLEEEYPFLEVSAITQRKNPVFAATVVGKPPLEDKYMGYATERIFLPLLKTTTPDLIDYYMPENGVFHNLIIAKIKTLYPGHAQQVMHAFWGVGQMSFVKHAIFVGEDAPDLRSKEIIPYILNRFEIKNMLISKGVVDALDHSSDEFAVGGKLGIDCTGEEVSDDKIEILSDEILMDKIKEIAKDVVDLRQYYTDTKNPICVIAVKKKRKMQYLFEDLKGIFKYIKILVIVDCDINDIDNPYMLVWRVVNNIDSNRDIFIYDDTLGIDGTNKGEIDNFPRRWPGDVLCTKSTIDSLKNRGLTDIDDEFVKKWGLL, from the coding sequence ATGAATAGCATTGAAGTTATTGAAAAGCTAAAAAGACATAATTTGCTGAAAATAATAGACAACGAAGTGGATATATATCTTGAGGCGGCGCATCTTGCATATATTGAAGTGAAAAAAAGGGATAGCAAGGCTCTTTTGTTTACAAATGTTGTTGATAGAAAACGAGGGAAGAAATTTGGTGAGCCTGTCTTGATGAACGTATTTTGCAATTATAAGGCGGTTGAGCTTTTTATCGGTGATGTGGAAAAGATAGCTGAAAATATTGAAAAGCTGATAAAAATGAGACCACCTTTAAAATTTACAGATAAAATATCCATGATCAATGACCTTTTTTCTCTTAAATCCGTTTTCCCAAAAAGGTTAAACAAAAAAGGGGAATGTCAGGAGATAGTAAAATTGGGCAAAGATGCCAAATTAGGTGACTTGCCTATTTTAACTACTTGGGAAAAAGACGGTGGCCCGTTTATAACAATGGGGCAGGTATATACGAAAAGTCTTGACGGCAAAATGAATAATCTCGGAATGTATCGCTTGCAGGTGTATGATGATTATACATTGGGGATGCATTGGCAGATTCATAAGGATAGCAATCACTTTTTTCACGAATACAAAAAAGCCGGCAAAAAGATGCCAGTATCGATAGCAATAGGGGGAGACCCTTTATATATTTGGTGCGGTCAAGCTCCTCTTCCTATAGGTGTATTTGAGCTTATGCTTTACGGGTTTATAAAAAAGAAAAGTGCAAGGCTTGTCAAATCGCTTACAAACGATATTTACGTGCCTTATGACGTGGATTATGTAATTGAAGGGTTTGTTGACCCGACGCAAATGAGAATCGAAGGACCTTTTGGTGATCATACCGGATATTACACTCTTGAAGAGGAATATCCCTTTTTGGAAGTCTCAGCAATTACACAAAGGAAAAATCCTGTATTTGCAGCCACAGTAGTAGGGAAGCCCCCTTTGGAAGATAAATATATGGGCTATGCTACCGAAAGAATCTTTTTGCCGCTGTTAAAGACAACTACGCCGGATTTGATAGATTATTACATGCCTGAAAACGGTGTGTTTCACAATTTGATAATTGCAAAGATAAAGACACTTTATCCCGGGCATGCTCAGCAGGTGATGCATGCTTTTTGGGGGGTAGGGCAGATGAGCTTTGTAAAGCATGCAATTTTTGTGGGTGAAGACGCTCCAGATTTACGAAGCAAAGAGATTATCCCTTATATTTTAAATAGATTTGAAATTAAAAATATGCTCATTTCAAAAGGGGTTGTAGATGCTCTTGACCACAGTTCGGATGAATTTGCAGTTGGTGGCAAATTAGGGATTGATTGCACTGGGGAAGAGGTCAGTGATGACAAGATTGAAATATTAAGCGATGAAATTTTAATGGATAAGATTAAAGAGATTGCAAAAGATGTGGTTGATTTGCGGCAATATTATACCGATACAAAAAATCCCATTTGCGTAATTGCAGTTAAGAAAAAAAGAAAGATGCAGTATCTTTTTGAAGATTTGAAGGGAATCTTTAAATATATTAAAATCCTTGTAATAGTAGATTGTGACATTAACGACATAGATAATCCTTATATGCTTGTGTGGCGTGTTGTCAATAATATTGATAGCAATAGAGATATTTTTATTTATGATGACACCTTAGGGATAGATGGTACAAACAAGGGGGAGATTGATAATTTTCCAAGAAGGTGGCCCGGTGATGTATTGTGTACAAAAAGTACCATTGATAGCCTTAAAAATAGAGGGTTGACGGATATAGATGATGAGTTTGTAAAAAAGTGGGGGCTTTTGTAG
- a CDS encoding pyridoxal 5'-phosphate synthase: MANLQNLPDSPFSLFESWFLDAVSNKILEPNSFTLATVGNNLRPSQRVVLLKSYDEQGFLFFTNVDTKKVRQINENSFVSAHFAWLELERQVRIEGIVKSMPMTELIKNFFKRGSGLKKGEWISVKSDIITFRRVVESKFDDMRLNINGIKNIFMQDIRCYVIEPVYFEFWQGCVDKFYESVEYFSDGESWNSKINS, encoded by the coding sequence ATGGCAAATTTACAAAATTTACCTGACAGCCCTTTTAGCTTGTTTGAAAGTTGGTTTTTAGATGCAGTAAGTAATAAAATACTTGAGCCAAATAGCTTTACCCTTGCCACAGTGGGGAATAACTTAAGGCCGTCCCAGAGGGTCGTCTTACTTAAAAGTTATGATGAACAAGGATTTTTATTTTTTACCAATGTCGATACCAAAAAAGTCAGGCAGATTAATGAAAACAGTTTTGTTTCAGCCCATTTTGCATGGCTTGAGCTTGAGAGGCAGGTCAGGATTGAGGGGATTGTTAAAAGTATGCCGATGACCGAATTAATAAAGAATTTCTTTAAAAGGGGTTCGGGGCTTAAAAAAGGGGAATGGATTTCGGTCAAAAGCGATATTATTACTTTTAGAAGGGTAGTCGAGTCTAAATTTGATGATATGCGACTTAATATAAACGGAATTAAGAATATTTTTATGCAAGACATTAGGTGTTATGTTATTGAGCCTGTATATTTTGAATTTTGGCAGGGTTGCGTTGACAAGTTTTATGAAAGTGTGGAGTATTTTTCTGACGGGGAAAGTTGGAATTCAAAGATAAATAGTTAG
- a CDS encoding cation:proton antiporter has product MGIVTDISIILIVGLIGGIIAQQLRQPLILGYILAGIIVGPSTTWLTITDTHNIELLAEIGVALLLFALGIEFSLKELKPVKKIALIGTPIQVALTTLFGYYLGRFFGFDKINSIWFGATISVSSTMVVLKTLMRQERLGTLSSRVMIGMLLVQDLAVVPMLIILPQLSNPQDALSILGYAGIKAAIFLISMFFMGTKIVPKIIKYVASWNSRELFLLSITAMGLGIGYISYIFGLSYAFGAFAAGMVLSESDYGHQALNDIIPLRDLFVLLFFVSAGMLFDPSFLIKHWKMVIAAAILISIIKGTIFSSLALLFKYHNVVPFALGLGLFQVGEFSFVLARAGISTNSISQELYYLILNTAIITMVLTPVISNFTAPLYAWRRKSSKKEPLHTISIPNDEISGHVIIAGAGRLGNYIAEILFKFGIEFIIIEMDYRKYQNAKDKNYPIIYGDASQEVILKAAKVENANLMLITIPNIIIGKTIVEQVKNLNNSLHIVARASSIEHLKLLNELGIYEAVQPEFEASLEIARQALVHYDIPRSEIQKFTDLVRRDLYSSLYENKDNYEELAKLQLASKLFDLTWLKIPDNSSLAGKSINELNIRNLTGVSIIGVLRKGALISNPDKDFIFSVGDNIAIIGNSKQISNFKRLFEVD; this is encoded by the coding sequence TTGGGCATAGTAACCGACATATCGATAATACTTATTGTGGGATTAATCGGCGGAATAATAGCTCAGCAGCTCAGACAACCTTTGATATTGGGCTACATTTTAGCTGGGATTATTGTTGGGCCTTCAACTACTTGGCTAACCATAACTGATACACATAATATCGAGCTTCTTGCTGAAATTGGAGTCGCACTGCTGCTTTTTGCCCTCGGTATTGAATTCTCTCTAAAAGAACTAAAACCGGTGAAAAAGATTGCACTCATCGGCACACCCATTCAAGTTGCCTTGACCACCCTGTTTGGCTATTATTTGGGTCGATTTTTCGGATTTGACAAGATAAATTCTATTTGGTTTGGAGCGACAATTTCCGTTTCAAGCACAATGGTTGTGCTAAAAACGCTAATGCGTCAAGAAAGGCTCGGCACACTTTCAAGCAGAGTAATGATAGGCATGCTTCTGGTGCAAGATTTGGCAGTCGTCCCGATGCTGATAATACTTCCTCAGCTTAGCAATCCCCAGGACGCTTTGAGTATATTAGGTTATGCCGGTATTAAGGCAGCTATATTTTTGATATCTATGTTTTTCATGGGCACAAAAATTGTTCCTAAAATTATAAAGTATGTTGCCAGTTGGAATTCAAGAGAGTTATTTCTACTTTCAATTACTGCTATGGGGCTTGGCATAGGTTATATTTCATACATTTTTGGGCTATCTTACGCCTTTGGAGCTTTTGCGGCAGGTATGGTTTTAAGTGAATCCGATTATGGTCACCAGGCATTAAATGATATTATCCCTTTGCGTGACCTATTTGTGTTGCTGTTTTTTGTTTCCGCTGGTATGCTTTTTGACCCAAGTTTCCTTATCAAACATTGGAAAATGGTGATTGCTGCAGCTATCCTTATATCTATCATTAAAGGAACAATATTTTCAAGCTTGGCGCTTTTATTTAAGTATCATAATGTTGTCCCTTTTGCACTCGGGCTTGGACTTTTTCAAGTAGGGGAATTTTCTTTTGTGCTGGCAAGAGCAGGTATCAGCACCAATTCGATATCACAAGAGCTATATTATCTTATTTTAAACACTGCGATTATCACAATGGTATTGACACCCGTCATCTCTAACTTTACCGCACCCTTATACGCTTGGAGAAGAAAATCGAGTAAAAAAGAGCCTTTACACACAATTAGCATACCTAATGATGAAATTTCAGGACACGTCATTATTGCAGGAGCAGGGAGGCTTGGGAACTATATCGCAGAAATCTTATTTAAGTTTGGAATAGAATTTATTATTATAGAGATGGATTATAGAAAATATCAAAACGCCAAAGACAAAAATTACCCAATTATATATGGAGACGCATCGCAAGAAGTTATTTTAAAGGCTGCTAAGGTTGAAAATGCAAATTTAATGCTTATTACCATCCCAAATATTATCATAGGCAAAACAATAGTTGAGCAAGTAAAAAATCTTAACAATTCGCTTCACATTGTGGCAAGAGCAAGCAGCATAGAGCATTTAAAACTTTTAAATGAGCTGGGAATCTACGAAGCCGTCCAGCCTGAGTTTGAAGCAAGTCTTGAAATTGCAAGACAGGCACTTGTTCATTACGACATTCCAAGGTCTGAAATTCAAAAATTTACTGATTTGGTAAGAAGAGATTTATATTCTTCACTATATGAAAATAAAGATAATTACGAAGAGCTGGCAAAGCTTCAGCTAGCTTCAAAACTATTTGATTTGACCTGGCTCAAAATCCCTGACAACAGCTCTCTTGCAGGTAAATCCATCAATGAGCTCAACATTCGTAACCTGACAGGGGTGTCAATAATTGGAGTTTTGAGAAAAGGGGCACTTATTTCAAACCCAGATAAAGATTTTATCTTCTCTGTTGGAGACAATATTGCAATTATTGGCAACAGCAAACAGATAAGCAACTTTAAAAGACTATTTGAAGTGGATTAA
- a CDS encoding SDR family NAD(P)-dependent oxidoreductase, which translates to MKVFVTGSTSGFGEAIAYKFINNGHNVIISGRREERLNDISKKTGCLFEVLDVTNKEDVFKVFEKHSDIDILVNNAGLALGLEPAHETDIEDWERMIDTNIKGVVYCTRAILPYMVKRNSGHIINIGSVAGSWPYPGGNVYGSTKAFVAQFSRNLRNDLFGTKVRCTNIEPGMANTEFSTVRFKGDKGRADKVYENTKPLTSEDIAEAVYWCATLPEHVNVNSVELMSVYQTWNAFRIYRDENID; encoded by the coding sequence ATGAAAGTTTTTGTTACAGGCAGCACTTCCGGTTTTGGAGAAGCTATAGCGTATAAATTTATCAATAATGGTCATAATGTGATTATATCCGGAAGAAGAGAGGAACGTTTGAATGACATTTCCAAAAAAACCGGTTGTTTGTTTGAAGTGCTGGATGTGACAAATAAAGAAGATGTCTTTAAAGTGTTTGAAAAGCATAGTGACATTGATATTTTGGTAAATAATGCAGGTCTTGCTTTGGGGCTTGAGCCTGCCCATGAAACAGATATTGAGGATTGGGAAAGAATGATAGATACAAATATTAAAGGTGTAGTTTACTGCACAAGAGCAATATTGCCATACATGGTAAAAAGAAATAGTGGTCATATTATTAATATCGGCTCGGTAGCAGGAAGCTGGCCATATCCGGGGGGTAATGTTTACGGAAGCACAAAGGCATTTGTTGCACAATTTTCAAGGAATTTAAGAAATGACCTATTCGGTACAAAGGTCAGATGTACAAACATTGAGCCGGGTATGGCAAATACAGAGTTTTCTACAGTAAGATTTAAAGGGGATAAAGGTAGGGCTGACAAAGTTTATGAGAATACAAAGCCTTTGACTTCTGAAGATATAGCCGAAGCGGTTTATTGGTGTGCCACACTTCCTGAGCATGTTAATGTTAACTCCGTAGAGCTTATGAGTGTTTATCAGACATGGAATGCGTTTAGAATTTATAGAGATGAAAATATAGACTGA
- a CDS encoding DUF4398 domain-containing protein codes for MKRVIKFTLAVSVAAVMVSCAKPPMKAYDDAQAALKGAQGYNAEKCAPAEYAEANKAFKNAEEKMEEAKNYTFKGKYYDEAEASLAEAKAKAAEAEKVAKERKTENDKVAVKLEEYGKEIDAIQGDAVKYSSVTYTQLKEKYAKAKAYVDECKPEEAKALMAEIEALLRQNKEAISAAKAEEVKKAMEEAKKNEPTMYTVAKGDSLWKISDKKYMNPFMWPLIYWANKDTIKDPDLIFPGQIFKVRNDYTGTEKDDAIKFSKNRGPWSLFDGK; via the coding sequence ATGAAGAGAGTTATAAAATTTACATTAGCTGTTTCAGTTGCTGCTGTTATGGTTTCATGTGCTAAGCCACCAATGAAGGCTTATGATGATGCACAGGCTGCATTAAAAGGGGCTCAAGGGTATAATGCCGAGAAGTGTGCTCCTGCTGAGTATGCTGAGGCTAATAAAGCGTTTAAAAATGCTGAAGAAAAAATGGAAGAAGCTAAAAATTATACATTTAAGGGCAAATATTATGATGAAGCTGAAGCAAGCTTAGCTGAAGCTAAGGCTAAGGCAGCTGAGGCAGAGAAGGTAGCTAAAGAAAGAAAAACTGAAAATGATAAGGTGGCTGTAAAGCTTGAGGAGTATGGTAAAGAGATTGATGCTATCCAAGGTGATGCTGTAAAATATTCTTCAGTTACTTACACCCAACTAAAAGAAAAGTACGCAAAAGCTAAAGCTTATGTTGATGAATGTAAGCCTGAAGAAGCAAAGGCCTTGATGGCTGAAATCGAGGCATTGTTAAGGCAAAACAAAGAGGCTATTTCCGCTGCTAAGGCTGAAGAAGTTAAGAAAGCTATGGAAGAGGCTAAAAAGAACGAGCCTACAATGTATACAGTTGCAAAAGGTGACAGTCTTTGGAAGATTTCTGATAAAAAATATATGAATCCTTTTATGTGGCCACTTATTTACTGGGCTAACAAAGACACAATCAAAGACCCTGATTTGATATTCCCCGGTCAGATTTTCAAAGTAAGAAACGATTATACCGGGACTGAAAAGGATGATGCTATTAAGTTTTCAAAAAACAGAGGACCATGGTCACTCTTTGATGGTAAATAA